TCGCTGATCCTGATGCCGGATGCGGCGGGGGCGCTGCAGCAGGTGCAGGGCCACCCCACGATCGAGGATCTCGATGCCCGCGCCGAGGGCGCCGCGCGCTGGGCCTTCGAGAAGAACGAGCCGGCCGGAGCCGGCACTGCGACGTTGCCGATGGCCGAATGGCTGTTCGTGCCGCTCGCCACCGCCAGCAGCATCCTGGGCGTGATCGGCGTCCGTTTCCGCGACCGGCAGCGCGGGCTCGACCCCGAGACGCGGCGCCTGCTGCTGGCGGTGGAGGATCAGGTCGCCGTGGCGGTGGAGCGGACGCGGCTCGCCGGCGAACTGGCGAATGCCCGCGTCTCGGCCGAGGGCGAGAAGCTGCGCGGGGCGCTCCTGAACTCCGTCAGCCATGATCTTCGCACGCCGCTGGTGACGGTGATCGGCGCCGTGTCGAGCTTGGCCGAGACCGATGGCGTCCTCGGCGCGGCCGACCGCCGCGAGCTGACGATGACGGCCCTAGACGAGGCGCGCCGGCTCGACCGCTATGTCCAGAACCTGCTCGACATGACCCGGCTCGGGCATGGCGTGCTGGCGCCCAAGCGCGCGGCGGTCGATCTGCGCGAGATCCTCGGCGTCGTCCGCACCGATCTGAAGCGCGTGCTCGCCAACCACGGCCTCGTCATCGAGACGCCGCGCGATCTGCCACCGCTGCATGTCGATCCGGTGCTGATCGGCCAGGCCATCGCCAACATCGTCGAGAATGCCGCCAAATACGCGCCAGCGGGCACGTCGATCACGATCACGGCGCGGGCCGACGGTGCCATAGCCGAGATTGCGGTGACCGACGAAGGACCGGGAATCCCCGAGGGTGAGCGCGAGCGCGTCTTCGACCTGTTCCACCGCGTCGCGGACGGGGATTCGCGGCCAGCCGGAACCGGGCTCGGCCTGTCGATCGTGCGCGGCTTGGTCGAGGCCCATGGCGGCACCGCGCGCGCCCAGGCGGGTGTCGGTGGACGCGGCGCCGCGATCGTGATCAGGCTGCCCTTCGCCCCCGCCTGCAGCGATCTTTCCGAATGACCGAATCCAAGCCCGCCCGCATCCTGGTGATCGACGACGAGGCTCCGATCCGTCGCTTTCTCGCGATCGTGCTCGGCGCCGGCGGCTTCGAGATGCTGGAGGCCGATCGCGGTCGGCTTGGTGTCGAGCGGGCCGCAACGGCCGCTCCCGATGCGGTGCTTCTCGATCTCGGCCTGCCCGACATGGACGGCAAGGCGGTGATCCAGGCGATCCGCGAATGGTCGAGCGTGCCGATCCTCGTGCTGTCCGTGCGCGATGCTGAAACCGAGAAGATTGCGGCGCTCGACGCCGGCGCCGACGACTATGTCACCAAGCCGTTCTCGACGGGCGAGTTGCTGGCGCGACTGCGGGCGCTGCTGCGCAACCGTGGCGAGCGTAACGCCGAGCCGGCACTGCTCCGGATCGGCGGGCTGGAGGTCGATCTGGCCGGGCGCATGCTGACGGTCGACGGCCTCGCGGTGAAGCTGACGCGCAAGGAATTCGACGTGGTGGCGCTGCTG
This portion of the Bosea sp. OAE506 genome encodes:
- a CDS encoding response regulator, which codes for MTESKPARILVIDDEAPIRRFLAIVLGAGGFEMLEADRGRLGVERAATAAPDAVLLDLGLPDMDGKAVIQAIREWSSVPILVLSVRDAETEKIAALDAGADDYVTKPFSTGELLARLRALLRNRGERNAEPALLRIGGLEVDLAGRMLTVDGLAVKLTRKEFDVVALLARNAGKLVGHRQLLTTIWGPAHVADTHYLRIAIGHVREKIADDAADPRFIITEPGVGYRLIDARAPAS